One region of Sulfuriroseicoccus oceanibius genomic DNA includes:
- a CDS encoding cation:proton antiporter, whose protein sequence is MKEPAYLFLMLGATFLLGLAADAMGRRTSLPRVTLLIILGFLVGPACLDLLPPVQDALFTLSANIALTMVGFLLGERMGSLLAEGGAREMLIISITVALLTAAIVGAGLWLVGVPVVLALLLAGIATATDPVATVDVIDAVGAKGRFSKLLLAIVAVDDAWGLLLFSLLLSAAGILSGNAGDAWAPLWEGLWEIAGALGLGGILGVLMAYVTGRISPGDPTRLEAIGFVFLLCGGSLMLEVSFVLAAMTMGMVVSLRAKHHEHPFHEIKRLELPFMILFFLLAGAHFELRSLATVGIAGACFIGLRVLGRIAGGWVGGKLAASPASIRRWIGWTLMPQAGVSIGMALLAAEKFPHHSDALMQMTIGATVLFELAGPALTRVALLRAGDQASIVDRPSEPHQQ, encoded by the coding sequence GTGAAAGAGCCCGCCTATCTCTTCCTGATGCTCGGGGCTACGTTCCTGCTGGGACTGGCCGCCGACGCCATGGGCCGGCGCACGTCGCTGCCACGGGTCACGTTGCTGATCATTCTTGGCTTTTTGGTCGGACCAGCCTGCCTCGACCTGCTTCCGCCGGTGCAGGATGCCTTGTTCACGCTTTCCGCCAACATCGCACTGACGATGGTCGGCTTTCTGCTCGGCGAGCGGATGGGGAGTCTGCTTGCAGAAGGCGGAGCTCGGGAAATGCTCATCATTTCCATCACCGTGGCGTTGCTCACGGCGGCGATCGTTGGGGCGGGACTGTGGCTGGTCGGTGTACCTGTGGTATTGGCATTGCTGTTGGCAGGGATTGCCACCGCGACCGACCCGGTAGCCACGGTCGACGTCATTGATGCGGTGGGTGCCAAGGGGCGGTTCAGCAAGTTGCTGCTGGCGATTGTGGCAGTCGATGACGCGTGGGGGCTCTTGCTTTTCAGCCTGCTGTTGTCGGCGGCGGGGATCCTGTCGGGAAATGCCGGTGATGCTTGGGCCCCGTTGTGGGAGGGGCTGTGGGAAATTGCGGGCGCCCTCGGCCTGGGTGGAATTCTGGGTGTCTTGATGGCCTATGTCACCGGGCGGATTTCGCCCGGGGATCCTACACGCCTGGAAGCAATCGGCTTCGTCTTCCTCCTCTGCGGTGGCTCGCTGATGCTCGAGGTCTCGTTTGTGCTGGCCGCTATGACAATGGGTATGGTGGTGTCCCTGCGGGCGAAGCACCACGAGCATCCATTCCACGAAATCAAACGGCTCGAGCTTCCGTTCATGATTCTGTTCTTCCTACTGGCGGGCGCACACTTCGAGCTCCGCTCGCTCGCCACGGTTGGCATAGCCGGAGCTTGTTTCATCGGCTTACGCGTCCTCGGGCGAATCGCCGGCGGATGGGTGGGAGGAAAGCTCGCCGCCTCGCCGGCGTCCATCCGGCGCTGGATCGGATGGACGCTCATGCCGCAGGCGGGGGTCTCCATTGGCATGGCATTGCTGGCGGCAGAGAAATTCCCGCACCACTCCGACGCCCTTATGCAAATGACAATCGGCGCCACCGTGCTGTTCGAACTCGCCGGCCCCGCCCTGACCCGAGTGGCCCTGCTCCGCGCAGGAGACCAGGCGTCCATCGTTGATCGTCCTTCAGAGCCCCATCAACAATGA
- a CDS encoding peroxiredoxin-like family protein, producing the protein MSQKLISGGTLPILTLPLVGGDEVTLGKTSRPGLWQIVIIYRGLHCPLCHKYLKRLEELRTGFANANAELVAISGDPLEKAEKMVSTHGLQFPVAYGLTVPQMQELGLYVSDPRSPEETDRPFPEPATFALNSDGRLHLIELSNTPFNRADLAELLDTVEWVQENDYPIRGTHC; encoded by the coding sequence ATGAGCCAAAAACTGATCTCCGGAGGAACGTTGCCCATCTTGACTCTGCCCTTGGTGGGTGGAGACGAGGTGACATTGGGAAAAACCAGCCGGCCCGGACTGTGGCAAATCGTTATCATTTACCGCGGTCTGCATTGCCCGTTGTGCCACAAGTATCTCAAGCGCCTTGAAGAACTGCGCACGGGCTTTGCCAACGCGAATGCGGAACTAGTCGCCATCTCGGGGGACCCTCTGGAGAAAGCCGAGAAAATGGTCTCCACGCACGGGCTCCAATTTCCCGTCGCTTACGGGCTGACGGTGCCACAAATGCAGGAACTGGGACTCTACGTCTCGGACCCTCGTAGCCCGGAGGAAACCGATCGGCCGTTCCCCGAGCCTGCAACATTCGCCCTGAACAGCGATGGCAGATTGCACCTGATCGAGCTCTCCAATACGCCCTTCAACCGTGCGGACCTCGCTGAATTGCTGGATACCGTCGAGTGGGTGCAGGAGAACGACTACCCTATTCGCGGCACTCATTGTTGA
- a CDS encoding helix-turn-helix domain-containing protein codes for MSTLTSVETFYSSLGELIRAWRKHHKVSQEALAERIGVSAREIRRWESRGNKPSIPGEENLEDLAEATRIPFGVILSLAARLPIPVYYSMSQRHYSAAPDGLDRDYSNLLPRSVSDVHANAPVAKVLPIERAKQVERIMEYHYSVYPSQRQIDPGLILQAATDLPQFNMILNDPWGHFAGYASTLLISQECCQALVERKKRVEDLTVRDMRRPDQPSVMFVFSGYAAHCTITMVMMKHYFEAALHWYRRTGDRPMAAFAVSRNGLELFRHFGFTEDFTDPAERRALGMEITPTFGRTTLKSFVNTAFGGTLRGMGVA; via the coding sequence ATGAGTACACTCACCTCGGTCGAAACCTTTTATTCCTCACTCGGAGAGCTCATCCGAGCGTGGCGCAAACACCACAAAGTCAGCCAGGAAGCTCTGGCCGAGCGCATCGGCGTCTCCGCCAGGGAAATCCGCCGCTGGGAGTCACGTGGCAACAAACCGTCCATCCCCGGCGAAGAAAACCTGGAAGACCTGGCGGAAGCCACCCGCATTCCCTTCGGCGTGATCCTTTCACTCGCCGCCCGTTTGCCCATCCCAGTCTATTACTCAATGAGCCAGCGCCATTACTCGGCGGCACCGGATGGCCTCGATCGCGACTACTCCAACCTGCTGCCGCGCTCGGTGAGTGACGTCCACGCCAATGCGCCGGTGGCCAAGGTGTTGCCGATCGAGCGGGCCAAGCAAGTCGAACGGATCATGGAATACCACTACTCCGTGTATCCATCACAGCGCCAGATTGACCCAGGGCTGATCCTACAGGCAGCCACAGACCTGCCCCAGTTCAACATGATCCTCAACGACCCATGGGGGCACTTCGCCGGGTATGCTTCCACCCTGCTGATCTCGCAGGAATGCTGTCAGGCACTGGTGGAACGCAAGAAGCGGGTGGAAGATCTGACCGTGCGCGACATGCGCCGTCCGGACCAACCGAGCGTGATGTTTGTGTTCTCCGGTTATGCCGCCCACTGCACGATCACGATGGTGATGATGAAGCACTACTTCGAAGCGGCGCTTCACTGGTACCGCCGCACCGGCGACCGACCGATGGCAGCCTTCGCCGTTTCGCGCAACGGCTTGGAGTTGTTCCGTCATTTTGGATTCACCGAAGACTTCACGGATCCGGCGGAAAGGCGCGCGCTGGGCATGGAGATCACACCAACCTTCGGCCGCACCACGCTCAAATCCTTCGTCAACACAGCCTTCGGCGGCACCTTGCGCGGGATGGGCGTCGCGTGA
- a CDS encoding IS256 family transposase has product MTPRPDKTTTPQLKSILAEQEDFLRPLVQKLMQEMLEEEMNETLQAVKSERSDRRRGYRSGSYQRSLLTRVGRIELRVPQDRDGLFSTEIFDRYQRSEKALVSTLIEMYVQGVSTRKVAQITEELCGHRVSASVVSRLNKTLDEELENFARRKLNHAYPYLILDARYEKVRENGVVRSQAVLIAIGISWDGRREVLATELDQRESGSSWKNFLLQLKQRGLTGVEFCVTDNHAGLRRAISEVLPEALWQRCYVHFLRNALDHLPRKHDDDCCTELRWIYDRRDINEARQDLRAWLAKWGGKYHKLCDWVESEIEETLTFYRLPREHHKHLKSTNMLERLNEEIKRRTHIIRTFPNQAAAQRLIRAVTHQVHEQWIDQHRYLNMDHLKEAQKLSLTSNQTSAA; this is encoded by the coding sequence ATGACCCCACGACCAGATAAGACCACAACGCCGCAGTTGAAAAGTATTCTTGCCGAGCAGGAAGATTTTCTGAGGCCCTTGGTTCAGAAATTGATGCAGGAGATGCTCGAAGAAGAAATGAACGAGACACTCCAGGCGGTAAAATCAGAACGCAGCGACAGACGCCGAGGTTATCGCAGCGGCAGTTATCAACGCAGTCTCCTGACACGGGTAGGAAGGATCGAGCTGCGCGTCCCTCAAGATCGCGACGGACTCTTCAGCACCGAGATCTTCGATCGCTATCAACGCAGCGAGAAGGCTTTGGTAAGCACCCTGATCGAAATGTACGTGCAGGGCGTCTCGACACGTAAAGTCGCGCAGATCACCGAGGAGCTCTGCGGTCACCGGGTCAGCGCCAGTGTGGTAAGCAGGCTGAACAAAACGTTGGACGAAGAGCTTGAGAACTTTGCCCGACGCAAGCTCAACCACGCTTATCCTTACCTCATCCTGGATGCCCGCTACGAAAAGGTTCGAGAGAACGGCGTGGTGCGCAGCCAGGCTGTGTTGATCGCCATTGGCATCAGTTGGGATGGCCGACGGGAGGTCCTTGCTACCGAGCTCGATCAAAGGGAAAGCGGAAGCAGCTGGAAGAACTTCCTACTTCAACTCAAGCAACGCGGACTGACGGGTGTTGAGTTCTGCGTGACTGATAACCATGCCGGCCTGCGACGAGCTATCAGCGAAGTGCTTCCCGAGGCGCTGTGGCAACGCTGCTACGTCCACTTCCTTCGCAACGCTCTTGATCATCTACCTCGCAAGCATGACGACGACTGCTGCACCGAGCTGCGCTGGATCTATGACCGTCGAGACATCAATGAAGCGCGTCAGGATCTGCGGGCATGGTTGGCGAAGTGGGGAGGCAAATACCACAAGCTCTGTGACTGGGTCGAAAGTGAGATCGAAGAAACGCTCACCTTTTATCGACTTCCCAGAGAGCATCACAAGCATCTCAAAAGCACGAATATGCTCGAGCGACTCAATGAGGAGATTAAGCGTCGTACGCACATTATCCGAACCTTCCCCAACCAGGCTGCAGCCCAACGTTTAATCCGGGCTGTCACGCATCAAGTCCATGAGCAGTGGATCGATCAACACCGCTACCTGAACATGGATCACCTCAAAGAAGCCCAAAAGCTCAGCCTTACTTCAAATCAAACGTCCGCAGCCTGA
- the tsaB gene encoding tRNA (adenosine(37)-N6)-threonylcarbamoyltransferase complex dimerization subunit type 1 TsaB, whose protein sequence is MTNPSRMLLVIDTSTTRGCVALVNAADPAALEVVAQHEFQSERSHNSQIFAPLGALLEALGTAPLDRIVVATGPGSYTGIRIGIAAANGIAAARSCPVIGVPSVLGLGDPAVNDFHVIGDARRGSAFHWEVKEGATVGGTEMFPVEQLDERRLDWSGPLLTLDPKPLAEGIHPALPEVTTLVSRFLANESAYPTDLAVEPVYLGAPFVTTAKK, encoded by the coding sequence ATGACTAACCCATCCCGCATGCTATTGGTGATCGATACCTCGACCACGCGCGGCTGCGTCGCGCTGGTGAATGCCGCGGATCCGGCGGCTCTGGAGGTGGTGGCGCAACATGAGTTCCAATCCGAGCGCTCGCACAACTCGCAGATCTTCGCTCCATTGGGGGCGTTGTTGGAGGCGCTGGGCACCGCACCTCTCGACCGCATCGTAGTTGCGACCGGGCCGGGTTCGTACACTGGGATCCGGATCGGAATTGCGGCGGCCAATGGGATCGCCGCCGCACGTAGCTGTCCTGTCATTGGCGTGCCCTCGGTGCTCGGTCTGGGCGATCCGGCGGTGAATGATTTTCACGTCATCGGCGATGCCCGTCGGGGATCGGCATTCCATTGGGAAGTAAAAGAGGGCGCGACCGTCGGCGGCACCGAGATGTTCCCGGTCGAGCAGCTCGATGAGCGGAGGCTCGACTGGTCGGGACCGTTGTTGACCCTCGATCCCAAGCCATTGGCGGAAGGGATTCACCCTGCGTTGCCCGAGGTGACGACGCTCGTTTCCCGCTTTCTTGCCAACGAGTCCGCCTACCCGACTGATCTCGCAGTGGAGCCGGTGTACCTCGGCGCCCCATTCGTCACCACGGCGAAGAAGTAG
- the tsaE gene encoding tRNA (adenosine(37)-N6)-threonylcarbamoyltransferase complex ATPase subunit type 1 TsaE: MSFLPNPNEPLSLASIDATRAAAAELAATLKDGDVVALIGTLGAGKTHFSAGLIAALGSDQHASSPTFSLVNVYRDTTPRVSHFDFYRINSEHELLDLGWDDYLDEGGVVIVEWANKFPSMMPPNTQWFELRPVDDSTREIQRLDTAPEAFTDHD; encoded by the coding sequence ATGAGCTTTCTTCCCAATCCCAATGAGCCTCTGAGTCTCGCCAGCATTGACGCAACGCGTGCGGCGGCTGCGGAGTTGGCTGCGACCTTGAAGGATGGCGATGTGGTGGCGTTGATCGGCACGCTGGGTGCTGGCAAGACCCACTTTTCCGCCGGGTTGATCGCTGCGCTGGGTTCTGATCAACACGCATCCAGCCCGACCTTTTCGCTGGTGAATGTCTACCGCGACACCACCCCGCGTGTGTCCCACTTCGATTTCTACCGCATCAACTCCGAGCACGAGCTGCTCGACCTCGGGTGGGATGATTATCTTGATGAAGGTGGTGTGGTGATCGTCGAGTGGGCGAACAAATTTCCATCGATGATGCCACCGAACACACAATGGTTCGAACTGCGCCCCGTCGATGATTCCACCCGTGAGATCCAGCGCTTGGACACCGCACCCGAAGCTTTTACCGACCATGACTAA
- the thiL gene encoding thiamine-phosphate kinase, with the protein MSDHPSPTVGELGEQYLLERFAAAPVGGDVIVGPGDDCAVCDTGSDRLTLLKTDCVVGGVHFTLDEDFRRVGHKALARAISDIGAMGGTPRHALVTLMLPPTTTLAQVDALYDGLRAVGERFGVQIVGGETTSAPPPHRDALMVNIALTGDVDRDHVTTRAGGEPGDALFVTGVLGGSIAGHHLDFIPRLAEGQWLAANGATAMMDLSDGLAKDLPRLARASGCDAHVDPTALPLRGDSTPTDALNDGEDFELLVAVPEDHVRALLINWRSAFPDTPLTRIGRLVELGSADATPLHGGFDHFSD; encoded by the coding sequence ATGTCAGATCATCCGTCCCCGACCGTTGGTGAACTCGGCGAGCAGTACCTGCTCGAGCGCTTCGCCGCGGCTCCGGTGGGCGGTGATGTGATTGTCGGCCCCGGTGATGACTGCGCGGTGTGCGACACCGGCAGTGATCGGCTGACGCTGCTCAAGACCGACTGCGTGGTCGGTGGCGTGCACTTCACGTTGGATGAGGATTTCCGGCGTGTTGGTCACAAGGCACTTGCGCGCGCGATCTCGGACATCGGGGCGATGGGCGGCACGCCGCGCCATGCCTTGGTGACTTTGATGTTGCCTCCCACCACGACGCTGGCGCAGGTCGATGCGCTGTACGACGGTCTGCGTGCGGTGGGCGAGCGCTTTGGTGTGCAGATTGTCGGCGGAGAAACCACGTCGGCTCCGCCACCGCATCGTGATGCGTTGATGGTCAACATTGCACTCACCGGGGATGTCGATCGCGACCATGTGACGACGCGTGCCGGCGGTGAGCCTGGCGATGCGTTGTTTGTGACCGGGGTGCTTGGTGGATCGATTGCCGGGCACCATCTCGATTTCATCCCGCGTCTGGCGGAGGGGCAATGGCTCGCCGCCAATGGAGCGACGGCGATGATGGATCTTTCCGATGGCTTGGCAAAGGACCTGCCACGTTTGGCGAGGGCATCCGGCTGCGACGCGCACGTGGACCCAACCGCCCTGCCCTTGCGCGGCGACTCCACGCCGACCGATGCGCTCAACGACGGTGAGGATTTCGAGTTGCTGGTAGCGGTGCCCGAAGATCACGTGCGCGCCTTGCTGATCAACTGGCGCTCCGCGTTCCCAGATACTCCCCTCACCCGGATCGGCCGGCTGGTCGAACTTGGATCCGCAGACGCCACCCCACTCCACGGTGGATTCGACCACTTTTCGGATTAA
- a CDS encoding glutamine--tRNA ligase/YqeY domain fusion protein: MSTTSPESDAPEKLDFIREIIRDDLANGVHETTVTRFPPEPNGYLHIGHAKSICLNFGLAEENAATGARCHLRFDDTNPAKESDEYVRSIQEDVKWLGFDWGDNLFFASNYFERFYECAMHLIDNGLAYVDRQSPEEIRQNRGTLTQPGTPSPDRDSSPEANRELFEKMRAGEFKEGEAVLRAKIDLASQNLNLRDPVIYRIMHHAHHNTGDAWCIYPMYDFAHPLEDAFEHITHSLCTLEFEDHRPLYEWVIENCPVPSKPRQIEFSRLNVNYTVMSKRKLLRLVAEECVTGWDDPRMPTISGLRRRGVPPEAIRSFCRTVGLTKFNSTSDIALFEHAIRDHLNKTSPRYMAVLDPLKVTLTNWDEDRFDELRAILNPEDPEAGDRAIPFGRSLFIEREDFLDDENPPRKFFRLAPGREVRLRYAYVIKCEEVVRDEAGNPIELLCTVDHDTLGKNPEGRKVKGVIHWVSADRCVDAPVRLYDRLFTVENPEADVDDFTENLNLESLDVVHAKLEPALAWAAKPETRVQFERVGYFVADRHDSTPDHPIFNRTVGLRDSWAKAKGK, from the coding sequence ATGAGCACCACCTCTCCAGAGTCCGACGCCCCGGAAAAGCTCGATTTCATCCGCGAGATCATCCGCGACGACCTCGCCAACGGCGTGCACGAAACGACCGTGACCCGTTTCCCGCCCGAGCCAAACGGCTACCTCCACATTGGCCACGCCAAGTCGATCTGCCTCAACTTCGGACTCGCCGAGGAAAACGCAGCCACCGGCGCCCGCTGCCATTTGCGCTTCGATGACACTAACCCGGCCAAGGAGTCGGACGAATACGTGCGCTCGATCCAGGAAGATGTGAAGTGGCTCGGCTTCGACTGGGGCGACAATTTGTTCTTCGCCTCGAACTACTTCGAGCGCTTTTACGAGTGCGCCATGCACTTGATCGACAACGGCCTGGCCTACGTTGACCGCCAGTCGCCTGAGGAGATCCGCCAAAACCGCGGCACCCTCACCCAGCCCGGTACGCCAAGCCCAGACCGCGACAGCTCGCCTGAGGCCAACCGCGAGCTCTTTGAGAAGATGCGCGCCGGTGAGTTCAAGGAAGGCGAAGCGGTGCTCCGCGCCAAGATCGACCTGGCCTCGCAGAACCTGAACCTGCGCGACCCGGTGATCTACCGCATCATGCACCACGCGCACCACAACACAGGCGACGCCTGGTGCATCTACCCGATGTACGATTTCGCGCACCCGCTTGAGGATGCGTTCGAGCACATCACGCACTCGCTGTGCACGCTCGAGTTCGAAGACCACCGTCCGTTGTACGAGTGGGTGATCGAAAACTGCCCGGTGCCATCGAAGCCGCGCCAGATCGAGTTCTCGCGTCTCAATGTGAACTACACGGTGATGTCGAAGCGCAAGCTGCTGCGCCTGGTTGCAGAGGAATGCGTGACCGGATGGGACGATCCGCGCATGCCGACCATCTCGGGTCTGCGCCGTCGCGGCGTGCCGCCTGAGGCGATCCGTTCGTTCTGCCGCACCGTGGGGCTGACCAAGTTCAACTCGACCAGCGACATTGCGTTGTTCGAGCACGCGATCCGCGACCACTTGAACAAAACCTCGCCACGCTACATGGCGGTGCTCGATCCATTGAAGGTGACACTCACCAACTGGGACGAAGACCGATTCGACGAGCTGCGCGCCATTTTGAACCCTGAAGATCCAGAAGCCGGTGACCGTGCGATTCCATTCGGGCGCTCGCTCTTCATCGAGCGCGAGGACTTCCTCGACGACGAGAACCCACCGCGGAAGTTCTTCCGTCTGGCTCCGGGCCGCGAGGTGCGTCTGCGCTACGCTTACGTGATCAAGTGCGAGGAAGTCGTGCGCGATGAAGCGGGAAATCCGATCGAATTGCTCTGCACCGTCGACCACGACACGCTCGGCAAGAACCCAGAAGGCCGCAAGGTGAAGGGCGTGATCCATTGGGTCTCAGCCGACCGCTGTGTCGATGCGCCGGTGCGTTTGTACGACCGTTTGTTCACCGTGGAGAACCCGGAAGCCGACGTCGATGACTTCACCGAGAACCTGAACCTGGAGTCGCTCGACGTGGTGCACGCCAAGCTTGAGCCGGCGTTGGCGTGGGCCGCCAAGCCGGAGACCCGCGTTCAGTTCGAGCGCGTTGGCTACTTCGTGGCAGACCGTCACGACAGCACGCCGGACCACCCGATCTTCAACCGCACCGTGGGTCTGCGCGACTCGTGGGCGAAAGCGAAAGGAAAATAA
- the msrA gene encoding peptide-methionine (S)-S-oxide reductase MsrA: protein MKRTKIHWSIVGALALLFSAVCCQSKDSNQNTNRMPDREITTPGEGHEQISLGAGCFWCVEAVLKQVDGVLGVTSGYQGGHTENPTYQEICTGTTNHAEVVHVVYDPEKLTTDQLLDWFWRLHDPTQLNRQGNDIGTQYRSVIFYYTDDQKAVAEASMKAAQAHFDQPIVTQIVKAPEFYPAEVSHQDYYELNKNKNPYCRAVITPKLEKLGLEK from the coding sequence ATGAAAAGGACAAAAATCCACTGGAGCATCGTCGGCGCTCTCGCGTTACTCTTCTCCGCAGTCTGCTGCCAATCGAAAGATTCCAACCAAAACACCAACCGTATGCCAGATCGAGAAATCACCACCCCAGGCGAAGGCCACGAACAAATCAGCCTCGGCGCCGGATGCTTCTGGTGCGTCGAAGCCGTGCTCAAGCAAGTCGACGGCGTGCTCGGCGTCACCTCCGGCTACCAGGGCGGCCACACGGAAAACCCAACCTACCAGGAAATCTGTACCGGCACCACCAACCACGCCGAAGTCGTCCACGTCGTCTACGATCCGGAGAAACTCACCACCGACCAACTGCTCGACTGGTTCTGGCGCCTCCACGACCCAACCCAGCTCAACCGCCAGGGCAACGACATCGGTACCCAGTACCGCTCGGTCATCTTCTACTACACAGACGACCAGAAAGCCGTGGCCGAAGCGTCGATGAAGGCAGCCCAGGCGCACTTCGACCAACCGATCGTCACCCAGATCGTCAAAGCCCCTGAATTCTACCCAGCCGAAGTCTCCCACCAGGACTACTACGAGCTGAACAAAAACAAGAACCCATACTGCCGCGCCGTCATCACTCCGAAGCTCGAGAAACTCGGACTCGAGAAGTGA